The following coding sequences are from one Vicinamibacteria bacterium window:
- a CDS encoding response regulator → MSVASILIVDDEVTVRATFRDVLALSGYEVTTVSSMTEAMRQLEARTFDVLLTDLMLPGEDGMSLLGFATNKDPEISVVMVTGHPDLSSAVTALKQGAYDYITKPITPEALAAVVERACERRELLSERRRLQAENQEYQRSLEVKVRERTTRLRDSEKRFRELFRETRLAYEELKRTQEKLIRSERLAAVGELAAQIAHEIRNPLAAISNSVGVLRRDLELQGDDRRLLEVVHEEAQRLGRIVADFLKFARPRPLHRTPLNLVEVLDDLLLLLSQQHALGLAQSQIKIEKDYQEELPPVSLDAAQTREALWNLLVNAVEAMPGGGTLRVVVAGSEKGDDFVEVTVSDTGKGIRPEDMERIFQPFHTTKADGTGLGLAIVQRVVEAHAGEVLVESTAGQGSSFLLRFSLISR, encoded by the coding sequence GTGAGCGTGGCTTCCATCCTCATTGTCGATGACGAGGTGACGGTTCGAGCGACATTTCGCGACGTCCTGGCGCTTTCGGGATACGAGGTGACGACGGTTTCTAGTATGACCGAGGCAATGCGACAGCTGGAGGCTCGGACCTTCGACGTTCTCCTGACGGACTTGATGCTTCCGGGGGAGGACGGAATGTCACTCCTGGGCTTCGCCACGAACAAGGATCCCGAGATCAGCGTAGTCATGGTGACCGGTCATCCCGATCTCTCAAGTGCGGTGACCGCCCTCAAGCAGGGGGCCTATGACTACATCACCAAGCCCATCACCCCCGAAGCTCTGGCTGCCGTGGTCGAGCGTGCCTGCGAGCGGAGAGAGCTCTTGAGCGAGAGACGGCGCCTGCAGGCGGAGAACCAGGAGTACCAGCGGTCCCTGGAGGTGAAAGTCCGCGAGCGGACGACCCGGCTGCGGGACTCGGAAAAGCGCTTTCGTGAGCTCTTTCGGGAGACGCGCCTCGCCTACGAGGAGCTCAAACGCACTCAGGAGAAGCTCATCCGCTCGGAAAGACTGGCGGCCGTCGGGGAGTTGGCGGCCCAGATCGCGCACGAGATCCGTAACCCGCTCGCCGCGATCTCGAATTCCGTCGGCGTGTTGAGGCGCGACCTGGAGCTCCAGGGCGATGATCGCCGCCTGCTCGAGGTGGTGCACGAAGAAGCCCAGCGGCTCGGGCGTATCGTCGCCGACTTTCTCAAGTTCGCCCGTCCGCGCCCGCTGCACCGTACTCCTCTGAATCTGGTGGAAGTCCTCGATGACCTCCTGCTGCTTCTTTCCCAACAGCACGCCCTGGGACTCGCGCAGAGCCAGATAAAAATCGAGAAAGACTATCAAGAAGAGCTGCCGCCCGTGAGCCTCGACGCCGCCCAGACGCGCGAGGCACTTTGGAACCTTCTGGTCAACGCCGTCGAAGCGATGCCCGGAGGAGGAACTCTCAGGGTCGTCGTGGCGGGCTCGGAGAAAGGGGACGACTTCGTCGAGGTCACCGTTTCCGATACGGGGAAGGGAATACGTCCCGAGGACATGGAAAGAATCTTTCAGCCCTTCCACACGACCAAGGCCGACGGGACGGGCCTCGGCCTAGCCATCGTCCAGCGCGTGGTGGAGGCACACGCCGGCGAAGTCCTGGTGGAGAGCACGGCGGGCCAGGGAAGCTCGTTCCTTTTACGATTCTCTTTGATATCCCGATGA
- a CDS encoding Rieske 2Fe-2S domain-containing protein — translation MRHRLASVEDLAEGKAIAVDVGEKRVAVFRHEDEWFALDETCPHRGGPLHEGTIQSGVLYCPWHQWQFELRTGCSPLNPLSRVRTYAVIVEDGAVWVDL, via the coding sequence ATGCGCCACCGGCTCGCATCGGTCGAGGACCTCGCCGAGGGGAAGGCCATCGCCGTCGATGTCGGTGAAAAGCGCGTCGCGGTCTTCCGCCACGAGGACGAGTGGTTCGCCCTCGACGAGACCTGTCCCCACCGAGGGGGTCCGCTTCACGAAGGGACGATCCAATCCGGGGTTCTCTATTGCCCCTGGCACCAATGGCAGTTCGAGCTCAGGACGGGTTGCTCTCCTCTGAATCCTCTTTCTCGAGTACGAACCTATGCGGTGATCGTCGAGGACGGTGCCGTTTGGGTCGATCTTTAG
- a CDS encoding Rrf2 family transcriptional regulator gives MLELSRKSDYALRAVIYLARIPPQRYGRVSEIAKAKDIPQAFLAQILPILANRGVVKSQQGAHGGYALARSAESITFLEVIESVEGPLRLNKCVEGQHDDCSILDRCEMLSVWSRAQSQMVEFLGSVTMADMLKAPHHQSAGPVVIETS, from the coding sequence GTGCTAGAGCTTTCACGCAAGAGTGATTACGCGCTTCGAGCGGTCATCTACCTCGCCCGAATTCCTCCCCAGCGATACGGGCGCGTCAGCGAGATCGCCAAGGCGAAGGACATTCCCCAAGCATTCCTGGCGCAAATCCTTCCGATCCTCGCCAATCGGGGCGTCGTCAAATCGCAGCAGGGCGCCCACGGAGGGTATGCGCTCGCCCGTTCGGCCGAGTCCATCACTTTTCTGGAGGTCATCGAGTCGGTCGAGGGTCCGTTGCGACTCAACAAATGCGTCGAGGGCCAACACGACGACTGCTCGATTCTGGATCGATGCGAGATGCTCTCCGTGTGGAGCCGGGCCCAGAGCCAGATGGTCGAGTTTCTCGGTAGCGTCACCATGGCCGACATGCTGAAGGCGCCCCATCACCAGAGTGCCGGCCCGGTCGTCATCGAAACGAGTTAA
- a CDS encoding 2Fe-2S iron-sulfur cluster-binding protein, whose product MAAANRSRSSVTLKSITELVPIEIEGRSFEVPSGEVLLSCVHFLVRDDTPVLGRFCWANECGNCEMSVKRRGFLLATRERGCQTVVEAGMELSDLTPELRYWLQRRLV is encoded by the coding sequence GTGGCTGCGGCGAATCGTTCCAGGTCTAGCGTCACCCTCAAATCCATCACCGAGCTCGTTCCCATCGAGATCGAGGGGCGCTCCTTCGAAGTACCCAGCGGCGAGGTGCTGCTTTCGTGCGTACACTTCCTGGTGAGGGACGACACGCCGGTCCTGGGGAGGTTCTGCTGGGCAAACGAGTGCGGCAACTGCGAGATGAGCGTGAAACGAAGAGGCTTCCTCCTCGCGACGCGGGAGCGCGGATGCCAGACCGTGGTCGAGGCGGGCATGGAGCTTTCCGACTTGACTCCCGAGCTCCGATACTGGCTCCAACGCAGGCTCGTCTGA
- a CDS encoding HAD-IA family hydrolase — MKLVIFDLDGTLVDSGEDITASVNELLADVGRDPLSIARVRDYVGNGVRKLVERALAGFSPSEIDLAVSRYREIYRRRLLEHTVAYPGVVEALRALRSRCRSAVLTNKPLRESRMILEGLELDQFFFSIYGGDSFARMKPDPIGVERLLAEGEAKPTEALLVGDTEVDFETARNARIASCLVSYGPTPYRTRSLDADYRVSDLRELVALI, encoded by the coding sequence ATGAAGCTGGTCATTTTCGATCTCGATGGAACGCTGGTCGATTCCGGGGAGGACATCACCGCTTCCGTCAACGAGCTCCTCGCGGACGTGGGCCGGGATCCGCTGTCGATCGCTCGGGTCCGTGACTACGTGGGTAACGGCGTGAGAAAGCTCGTGGAAAGGGCTCTGGCCGGCTTTTCCCCGAGCGAGATCGACCTCGCCGTCTCTCGGTACCGCGAGATCTACCGGCGGCGCCTACTCGAGCACACCGTTGCCTACCCCGGAGTGGTGGAAGCCCTCCGCGCGCTCCGCTCACGGTGCAGGAGCGCGGTTCTCACCAACAAGCCGCTTCGGGAAAGCCGGATGATTCTCGAGGGCCTCGAGCTCGACCAGTTCTTTTTCTCGATATATGGCGGCGACTCTTTCGCCCGAATGAAGCCGGACCCCATAGGCGTCGAACGGCTCCTCGCCGAGGGCGAGGCCAAACCGACCGAAGCGCTTCTCGTAGGAGACACCGAGGTCGATTTCGAGACGGCGCGGAACGCTCGCATTGCCAGTTGTCTCGTCTCCTATGGACCGACCCCGTACCGGACGCGTTCACTCGACGCCGACTACCGCGTGTCGGACTTGCGCGAGCTCGTTGCTCTTATCTAG
- the erpA gene encoding iron-sulfur cluster insertion protein ErpA: MVTLTELAATKVHEFLEQNGRPEAGLRVRVVGGGCSGFQYQLALDEAASEGDEVFEQNGVRLFVDPRSYLYLDGTQIDYVEDIMGSGFRFSNPNATGSCGCGESFQV, translated from the coding sequence ATGGTCACTCTGACGGAGCTTGCAGCCACGAAGGTCCACGAATTCCTGGAGCAGAACGGGCGGCCCGAGGCAGGACTCAGGGTTCGGGTCGTGGGTGGGGGTTGCTCGGGTTTCCAGTATCAGCTCGCTCTCGACGAGGCGGCTTCCGAAGGAGACGAGGTTTTCGAACAGAACGGAGTGCGACTGTTCGTCGACCCCCGAAGCTACCTGTACCTCGACGGCACCCAGATCGATTACGTCGAGGACATCATGGGCTCCGGCTTTCGGTTTTCCAATCCCAACGCCACGGGATCCTGTGGCTGCGGCGAATCGTTCCAGGTCTAG
- a CDS encoding carboxymuconolactone decarboxylase family protein, producing MAWIHTIPENEASGELKRQYDEAIRRAGKVYQIVKLQSIRPDVMRTFLNLYLQLMHGPSGLTRAEREMVATVVSRVNHCHY from the coding sequence ATGGCGTGGATCCACACGATACCGGAGAACGAAGCGTCCGGAGAGCTGAAACGTCAGTACGACGAGGCGATCCGGCGAGCGGGCAAGGTCTACCAAATCGTCAAGCTCCAGAGCATACGACCCGACGTCATGCGCACCTTCTTGAACCTCTATCTGCAGTTGATGCACGGGCCTTCCGGCTTGACTCGTGCCGAGCGCGAGATGGTCGCGACGGTCGTCTCGAGGGTCAATCATTGTCACTACTGA
- a CDS encoding PHP domain-containing protein, with the protein MPRALYDLHSHTTASDGTLSPSELMRLAKTAGLKAIAITDHDTVDGLPEAEVEAKTLGVELVPGVEVSATFGDVPVHVLGLFIDYRESWLKEWFAEAHHRRIERVHRIVSRLLAEKVHVTVEEVLARSSHGSVGRPHVAEVLVERGIVSSLAEAFERYLGADRPAYVAYEKVTVRDAVGLIRRAGGIASLAHPVLLGDDTLIPKMVTDEIGALEAFHHDHTPEKAAEYERLAKTLGVLVTGGSDFHRLDGDSVKRLGCEELTEEAFELLRDRVR; encoded by the coding sequence ATGCCTAGAGCTCTCTACGACCTTCACTCGCACACGACTGCCTCGGACGGCACTCTTTCACCGTCCGAGCTCATGCGCCTCGCCAAGACGGCGGGCCTCAAAGCAATCGCCATCACCGATCACGACACGGTGGACGGTCTGCCCGAAGCCGAGGTCGAAGCGAAGACTCTCGGAGTCGAGCTGGTTCCCGGAGTCGAGGTCAGCGCAACCTTCGGAGACGTGCCGGTCCACGTACTCGGGCTTTTCATCGATTACCGCGAGAGCTGGTTAAAGGAGTGGTTTGCCGAAGCTCACCATCGCCGAATCGAACGGGTCCATCGGATCGTGAGCCGGCTCTTGGCCGAGAAAGTGCACGTGACGGTCGAGGAAGTCCTCGCCCGGTCGAGTCATGGAAGCGTGGGGAGACCTCACGTGGCCGAAGTCCTCGTCGAGCGAGGCATCGTTTCCAGTCTCGCCGAAGCCTTCGAGCGGTACCTCGGGGCGGACCGTCCCGCCTACGTGGCGTACGAGAAGGTGACGGTGAGAGACGCGGTCGGTCTCATCCGTCGTGCCGGAGGGATCGCGTCGCTCGCCCATCCGGTGCTCCTCGGGGACGACACGCTCATCCCGAAGATGGTGACCGACGAGATCGGGGCCCTAGAAGCGTTTCATCACGATCACACCCCGGAGAAAGCGGCCGAGTACGAGCGCCTGGCGAAGACGCTCGGCGTGCTGGTAACCGGCGGTTCGGATTTTCACCGTCTCGATGGCGACTCGGTGAAGCGGCTCGGTTGCGAAGAGCTCACCGAAGAGGCGTTCGAGTTGCTTCGCGACCGAGTGCGATAA
- a CDS encoding sigma-54 dependent transcriptional regulator, whose translation MSANRSKPIAEARAEPQSTKISILVVDDQPAIRESMVITFRREGYDVNAAESGEQALDLLVRTPFDLVVTDLRLGGIDGIEVLRRCKELFPDTEVVVMTAYGTVESAVEAIKAGAYDYLTKPFQPEELTLVAARALERRGLAQRVRILERAVRGHHPFENIVSASRAMSDVLKMVDQVARLDSTVLITGESGTGKEVIARAIHELSPRRDRPLVTVNCGAIPENLQESELFGHTKGAFTGAHADKRGLFDEAHGGTAFLDEVGELSPMAQVKMLRFLQNGEVRRVGTTSSRNLDVRIIAATNRNLEKSVEDGTFREDLFYRLNVIPIELPPLRERREDISPLAHHFVRRIAQRMGLQEPTTISPRAMDLLMKQSWRGNVRELENIIERAAALDRDGIIGMDDLPFGDSPRNEDRLIEHARKRALTLAELEKEYILEVLAECGGSRKNTARKLGITTATLWRKLKLYEHDR comes from the coding sequence ATGAGCGCCAACCGATCGAAACCCATCGCTGAGGCCAGGGCAGAGCCTCAATCGACGAAGATTTCCATCCTCGTCGTGGACGACCAACCGGCGATCCGTGAATCGATGGTCATCACCTTCCGGCGAGAGGGTTACGACGTGAACGCGGCGGAAAGCGGAGAGCAGGCGCTCGATCTGCTGGTGCGTACCCCTTTCGACCTGGTCGTCACCGATCTGAGGCTCGGCGGGATCGACGGTATCGAAGTGCTTCGACGGTGCAAGGAGCTCTTCCCCGACACCGAAGTCGTGGTAATGACCGCTTACGGAACAGTGGAAAGTGCCGTCGAAGCGATCAAGGCCGGCGCTTACGACTATCTAACGAAGCCGTTCCAGCCGGAGGAGCTCACTCTGGTGGCCGCGCGCGCCCTCGAGCGGCGGGGTCTCGCCCAGCGCGTTCGGATCCTGGAGCGCGCGGTCCGTGGCCACCATCCGTTCGAGAACATCGTTAGCGCGTCTCGGGCGATGAGCGACGTCCTCAAGATGGTCGATCAGGTGGCACGGCTGGACTCCACGGTACTCATCACCGGAGAGAGCGGGACGGGTAAAGAAGTCATCGCCCGAGCGATCCACGAGCTCTCACCCAGGAGGGATCGCCCGCTGGTCACCGTCAATTGCGGAGCCATTCCCGAGAATCTTCAGGAGAGCGAGCTCTTCGGCCACACCAAGGGCGCCTTCACTGGCGCGCACGCGGACAAGCGCGGGTTGTTCGACGAGGCCCATGGCGGGACGGCTTTTCTCGACGAGGTCGGCGAGCTCTCCCCCATGGCGCAGGTCAAGATGCTGAGGTTCCTTCAGAACGGTGAGGTGCGGAGAGTGGGAACGACCTCCAGCCGCAACCTCGACGTGCGCATCATCGCCGCCACCAACCGTAACCTGGAGAAGAGTGTCGAGGACGGCACCTTCCGGGAGGATCTCTTCTATCGTCTGAACGTCATTCCCATCGAGCTGCCGCCGTTACGCGAGCGACGCGAGGACATCTCGCCCCTGGCGCACCACTTCGTGCGTCGAATCGCCCAGCGCATGGGCTTGCAAGAGCCGACGACGATCTCCCCGAGGGCGATGGACCTGCTCATGAAGCAATCCTGGCGCGGGAATGTACGGGAGCTCGAGAACATCATCGAACGAGCGGCGGCCCTCGACCGCGATGGAATCATTGGAATGGATGATCTACCCTTCGGTGATTCGCCTCGAAACGAAGACCGGCTCATCGAGCATGCCCGAAAGCGCGCCCTCACGCTCGCCGAGCTCGAGAAAGAGTACATCCTCGAGGTCCTGGCCGAATGCGGAGGAAGTCGCAAGAATACCGCCAGGAAGCTGGGAATCACGACCGCCACACTTTGGCGAAAGCTCAAGCTCTACGAGCACGACCGCTGA
- the hemL gene encoding glutamate-1-semialdehyde 2,1-aminomutase: MSKSQALFEESKRYIPGGVNSPVRAFRGIDRAPRFMASGRGPYIRDVDGVEYIDYIAAYGPLILGHAHPRVLDALREALGDGTSFGTPTAIELEMAKKISEMVPTVEMVRMVSSGTEATLSAIRLARAVTGRDAIIKFEGCYHGHADSFLIRAGSGAMTTGVPDSAGVPPSVASLTSVARFNDLASFERVFEDQPDRIAAVIVEPVAGNMGVIAPREGFLQGLRRLCTQNGALLVFDEVMTGFRVSRGGAQELYGVSPDLTTLGKVIGGGLPVGAYGGRRELMSQISPSGPVYQAGTLSGNPLAMSAGLAQLETLDESNAWVRLEAASAHLERGAREIVFESGFPVRLNRVGSMMTLFFSDSEIIDFESATEADTARYARFFVAMLEAGIHLPPSQYEAWFVSLAHTTDVLDRTLEAIRKSLRAAFASS; this comes from the coding sequence GTGAGCAAGAGCCAAGCGTTGTTCGAGGAATCCAAGCGGTATATTCCCGGAGGGGTCAATTCCCCGGTTCGTGCCTTTCGGGGAATCGACCGTGCGCCACGGTTCATGGCTTCGGGCCGAGGCCCGTATATCCGGGACGTGGACGGCGTCGAATACATCGACTACATCGCGGCGTACGGTCCGCTGATCCTCGGTCACGCCCACCCCCGGGTACTCGACGCGCTGCGAGAGGCACTCGGAGACGGGACGAGCTTCGGGACTCCGACCGCCATCGAGCTCGAGATGGCCAAGAAAATCTCGGAGATGGTCCCCACGGTCGAGATGGTGCGCATGGTGAGCTCCGGCACCGAGGCGACTCTGTCCGCCATCCGGCTCGCGCGGGCCGTTACCGGCCGAGACGCCATCATCAAGTTCGAGGGCTGTTATCACGGTCACGCGGACTCGTTCTTGATTCGGGCGGGCTCGGGCGCCATGACGACCGGGGTTCCCGACAGCGCCGGGGTTCCACCCTCGGTCGCCTCACTGACCTCGGTGGCGCGGTTCAACGATCTCGCTTCCTTCGAACGCGTCTTCGAGGACCAGCCCGACCGCATCGCCGCGGTGATCGTCGAGCCCGTTGCCGGGAACATGGGGGTGATCGCGCCCCGTGAGGGCTTCCTCCAAGGACTTCGACGGCTTTGTACCCAGAACGGTGCTTTGCTCGTTTTCGATGAGGTCATGACCGGTTTCCGCGTGAGTCGAGGCGGGGCCCAGGAGCTCTATGGCGTGAGTCCCGACCTAACGACCCTGGGAAAAGTCATCGGGGGTGGACTGCCGGTTGGCGCCTACGGGGGCCGTCGCGAGCTCATGAGTCAGATTTCGCCCTCGGGCCCCGTCTATCAGGCGGGGACGCTCTCGGGCAACCCCCTCGCGATGAGCGCGGGGCTCGCTCAGCTCGAGACGCTCGACGAGTCGAATGCCTGGGTAAGGCTCGAGGCTGCCTCAGCTCATCTGGAGCGGGGCGCGCGAGAAATCGTCTTCGAGTCCGGCTTTCCCGTCCGGTTGAATCGCGTAGGCTCGATGATGACGCTGTTCTTCTCGGATTCCGAGATAATCGATTTTGAGAGTGCGACGGAAGCCGACACCGCCCGCTACGCGCGCTTCTTCGTCGCCATGCTCGAGGCCGGTATCCATCTCCCGCCGTCCCAGTACGAAGCCTGGTTCGTGTCCCTGGCACACACGACCGACGTTCTCGACCGGACGCTCGAAGCGATCCGGAAGAGCCTTCGTGCCGCTTTCGCGAGCAGCTAA